ATTTTCTAAGATTTTTCCATCTTTAGCATCAACACCCACTTCATGAGAGACTTTTCCTTGTTTAATGACAAAAGAATATCTCAGACCACTTCCTCCAGATTCTTTTTCTAACTCTTCATCAATGATTATACCAGCATAGGTTTTAAGGGCAATTTTTTGCGCCTCGGGCATTGTAACATTTGCCTTTTTAGCCATCTCACTACCGGTATAGGCAAATGCTGCCGATGCTGTTAATAGTGTAACAAGTGTAATAGTAGTTACTTTTTTCATGTAAAAAATCCTTCTAATTGATTTGCAAATTTTAATTCGCTGGTAAAAGTGTAGAGTACAAGTATGAGTTATAACTTAATGGCATCTACTCGTGTAATACTATATTAAGCTTGAAAATCGTTAAGTTATAGTTCATTTTCATTATCTAACATGCGTCATTCATTTAAATGAGAGACACATGTATCAACACTATCAACATGCTAAGTGGAATGACCCCCATTTAGTAGACGGTTCAATTGACGACCGACACCTCATGGTTTCTTGATTCCGAGAAGTATCTTACCTCAAATTCGTTTGGAGACAAATATCCAAGATAGCTGTGTCGTCTTTT
This genomic window from Sulfuricurvum sp. contains:
- a CDS encoding PepSY domain-containing protein, whose protein sequence is MKKVTTITLVTLLTASAAFAYTGSEMAKKANVTMPEAQKIALKTYAGIIIDEELEKESGGSGLRYSFVIKQGKVSHEVGVDAKDGKILENKVEGPNAD